From a single bacterium genomic region:
- a CDS encoding riboflavin synthase, protein MFSGIIQATGTIKNKRGKGDITELEIECFPLYEKLQIGDSIAVNGVCLTIEGKKEKCLFVSITKFTENETNLGQLKIRDVVNLEPPLILGDKISGHFLTGHIDFKTKISSFIKSSQTGKIVLDIPQNYRKYFVNKGSIGIDGISLTISEIKGNRVEVNIIPYTIENTNLKYKKTGDIVNIEIDILAKYIDALR, encoded by the coding sequence ATGTTTTCAGGAATAATTCAGGCAACAGGAACTATAAAAAATAAAAGAGGGAAAGGGGATATTACAGAACTTGAAATTGAATGCTTCCCTTTATATGAAAAACTCCAAATTGGTGATAGTATTGCAGTAAATGGTGTTTGTCTTACAATTGAGGGCAAAAAAGAAAAATGCCTTTTTGTTTCCATAACAAAATTCACAGAAAACGAAACAAATTTAGGACAACTAAAAATAAGGGATGTTGTGAATCTTGAACCACCTTTAATATTAGGAGATAAAATCAGTGGCCATTTTCTAACAGGGCATATTGATTTCAAAACAAAAATTTCTTCATTTATAAAATCATCTCAAACAGGCAAAATTGTATTGGATATTCCTCAAAATTACAGAAAATATTTTGTAAATAAGGGAAGTATTGGAATAGATGGAATCTCTTTAACAATATCAGAAATAAAGGGAAACAGAGTTGAAGTGAACATAATCCCATATACAATAGAAAACACAAACCTCAAATATAAAAAGACAGGGGACATAGTAAACATAGAAATAGACATCCTCGCCAAATACATTGATGCCCTCCGTTAA
- the ribD gene encoding bifunctional diaminohydroxyphosphoribosylaminopyrimidine deaminase/5-amino-6-(5-phosphoribosylamino)uracil reductase RibD — translation MVDHIKLLKQAIKLAEKGKGLVSPNPMVGAIIVQKSKIVGSGYHQCFGMPHAEVEAIKKAGKNTIGATLYVNLEPCCHWGKTPPCTEKIISSGIKEVISCMKDPNPIVNGNGFKILQENGIKVRLFPVEGAFQLNQPYITYITKKRPYIILKWAQTIDGKIATKTGDSKWITGEKARKFVREKRFEIDGIVVGINTVLADNPFLDYIPPQFEVKKKLLERKRYYKIIIDPHLKTPLESNIWKNEKSKVLIFISDKVDKEKISFYHQKKENFEFVCLSTENGKFKIDEFLGQLYKKEIGIIMVEGGKNVLTWFFENRKVDEFLIFIGNKIIGGENSINVIGGKDIEKISESFYLENRKIEFFDDDILIRGKVCFQE, via the coding sequence ATGGTTGACCATATAAAACTTTTAAAACAGGCAATTAAATTGGCAGAAAAGGGGAAAGGGCTTGTAAGTCCAAACCCTATGGTGGGTGCTATAATTGTCCAGAAAAGTAAAATTGTTGGGTCAGGGTATCATCAGTGTTTTGGTATGCCACATGCAGAAGTTGAAGCAATAAAAAAAGCAGGAAAAAATACAATTGGAGCAACTTTATATGTAAATCTTGAACCATGCTGTCATTGGGGAAAAACCCCACCCTGCACAGAAAAAATAATATCTTCAGGAATAAAAGAAGTTATCTCCTGTATGAAAGACCCCAATCCAATAGTAAATGGAAATGGATTTAAAATCTTGCAGGAAAATGGAATAAAAGTCCGACTCTTCCCTGTTGAGGGGGCTTTTCAATTAAACCAGCCATATATAACATATATAACAAAAAAAAGACCTTACATAATTTTGAAATGGGCTCAAACAATAGATGGGAAAATTGCAACAAAAACAGGTGATTCAAAATGGATAACAGGGGAGAAAGCAAGAAAATTCGTCAGAGAAAAAAGATTTGAAATAGATGGGATTGTAGTTGGAATAAATACAGTTCTTGCAGATAACCCTTTTCTTGATTATATTCCTCCTCAATTTGAAGTAAAAAAAAAATTACTTGAAAGAAAAAGATATTATAAAATTATAATTGACCCACATTTAAAAACACCTCTTGAAAGTAATATATGGAAAAATGAAAAAAGTAAAGTTTTAATTTTTATTTCAGATAAAGTAGATAAAGAAAAAATATCTTTTTATCACCAGAAAAAAGAAAACTTTGAATTTGTTTGTCTATCTACGGAAAATGGGAAATTTAAAATTGATGAATTTCTGGGCCAATTATATAAAAAAGAAATTGGTATTATAATGGTAGAAGGTGGGAAAAATGTCCTGACATGGTTTTTTGAAAACAGAAAAGTTGATGAATTTTTAATATTTATAGGAAATAAGATAATAGGTGGAGAAAATTCAATAAATGTAATAGGTGGAAAAGATATTGAAAAAATTAGTGAAAGTTTTTATTTAGAAAATAGGAAAATTGAATTTTTTGATGATGATATTTTAATAAGGGGGAAAGTATGTTTTCAGGAATAA
- a CDS encoding zinc-dependent dehydrogenase, which produces MKAAVFYGIEDIRIEDFKEPTCNENEVKIKVHYCAICGTDVRIYFSGHKKVNPPAIIGHEITGEIVEIGRNVNYPEIKVGDRITLVTSIGCKKCKMCQKGYYNLCPDTKAIGYYYQGGYAEYLVVPEEAVKQKVILKLPDNVSLIEGTLIEPLSCCINGQKYLNINDGDNVVIFGGGPIGFMHSVLAKAQGGSKVIIVDPAYERLEKFGKSFPDIILLDGKSNFKEKIMQITDNVGPDVVITACPSKQAQIDGIELLAEKGRISFFGGLPKDDSRITIDSNTIHYKELSVFGSFASNREDYITALNLISEGKIDAKKFITMTLPLEKITDGIKAVRKGEVLKCVIEING; this is translated from the coding sequence ATGAAAGCGGCTGTTTTTTATGGTATTGAAGACATTAGAATAGAGGACTTTAAAGAACCAACTTGTAATGAAAATGAAGTTAAAATAAAAGTTCACTATTGTGCAATATGTGGAACTGATGTGAGAATTTACTTCTCTGGACATAAAAAAGTAAATCCACCTGCAATAATTGGTCATGAAATAACAGGTGAAATAGTAGAAATCGGTAGAAATGTTAATTATCCAGAAATTAAAGTTGGAGATAGGATAACCCTTGTAACATCAATTGGATGTAAAAAATGTAAAATGTGTCAGAAGGGATATTATAATTTATGTCCAGATACAAAAGCAATTGGGTATTATTATCAGGGTGGATATGCTGAATACCTTGTTGTTCCAGAAGAAGCAGTAAAACAGAAAGTAATTTTAAAATTACCTGATAATGTTTCTCTTATTGAAGGGACTTTGATTGAACCACTTTCCTGTTGTATAAATGGCCAAAAATACTTAAATATCAATGATGGAGATAATGTTGTTATTTTTGGAGGTGGACCTATTGGTTTTATGCACTCTGTTTTAGCAAAAGCACAAGGAGGTAGTAAAGTAATAATTGTTGACCCTGCTTATGAACGACTTGAAAAATTCGGTAAGAGTTTTCCTGATATAATTTTACTGGATGGGAAAAGTAATTTTAAAGAAAAAATTATGCAAATTACTGATAATGTTGGCCCGGATGTTGTCATAACTGCCTGTCCTTCAAAACAAGCACAGATAGATGGAATAGAACTTCTTGCTGAAAAAGGTAGAATAAGTTTTTTTGGAGGACTTCCAAAAGATGATTCAAGAATTACAATTGACTCAAACACAATTCATTATAAAGAACTTTCTGTATTTGGTTCCTTTGCTTCAAATAGAGAGGACTATATAACTGCTTTAAACTTAATATCAGAAGGGAAAATTGATGCAAAAAAATTTATTACAATGACCCTTCCACTTGAAAAAATTACAGATGGAATAAAAGCAGTAAGAAAAGGTGAAGTTCTAAAATGTGTTATTGAAATAAATGGTTGA